The Coregonus clupeaformis isolate EN_2021a chromosome 8, ASM2061545v1, whole genome shotgun sequence genome has a segment encoding these proteins:
- the LOC121572782 gene encoding UPF0500 protein C1orf216 homolog isoform X2: MLHQDRPLNPLYGGHGGGSSSLRILSNNSQQQDGNFNFLGQDNDIMTGGDENRNQVRPRNLGPLGRDQPHPPSSSSNHYGPGTLSPLSRLPCWSPLEPLSEIESGDDGYGRVPPDGAEEGKMEEEMGRMSDDEKEKQELGGGVMKQGVVVEEEEVEVEDPEEWGDSDSEFEFSYRSSGSLSSLNMESGGERTGMGGWDRIGVGAPKVNHHQGSDQETPAAPAYPLTPSLTRKWDDKTERKRSGTPLRTGNSLLDRGALSDSDTDCGELPESEEAVWTLRDRERFKAQEMEKHQVQLTMYRRLALIRWVRTLQGRVQEQQNRLQSSFDVILDHRKELLRMGAATASQS, encoded by the coding sequence ATGCTTCACCAGGACCGACCCTTGAATCCCCTGTACGGAGGCCATGGAGGCGGCTCCTCGTCACTGCGGATCCTCAGCAACAACAGCCAGCAGCAGGACGGCAACTTCAACTTCCTGGGTCAAGACAATGACATCATGACGGGAGGGGACGAGAACCGCAACCAGGTGCGTCCTCGTAACCTGGGCCCGTTGGGCCGCGACCAGCCCCaccctccctcatcctcctccaaCCACTACGGTCCAGGGACCCTGTCCCCGCTCTCACGCCTCCCCTGCTGGAGCCCCCTGGAGCCCCTGTCTGAGATTGAGAGTGGGGACGATGGGTATGGAAGAGTCCCCCCCGACGGCGCAGAGGAGggcaagatggaggaggagatggggaggatgAGCGATGACGAGAAGGAGAAACAAGAGCTGGGGGGAGGCGTCATGAAACAGGGAGTggtggtggaagaggaggaggtggaagtgGAGGATCCGGAGGAATGGGGTGACAGCGACTCAGAGTTTGAGTTCAGCTACAGGTCCAGCGGCAGCCTGTCCTCTCTCAATATGGAGAGCGGAGGTGAAAGGACTGGGATGGGGGGGTGGGACCGCATTGGAGTGGGGGCGCCCAAGGTCAACCACCACCAGGGGAGTGACCAGGAAACCCCTGCCGCCCCTGCATACCCCCTTACCCCCTCTTTGACCAGGAAGTGGGACGACAAAACGGAGAGGAAAAGGAGCGGCACGCCTCTGAGAACAGGGAACAGCCTGCTGGACAGGGGAGCGTTGTCGGACTCAGACACGGACTGCGGTGAGCTGCCCGAGTCGGAGGAAGCCGTGTGGACCCTGAGGGACCGTGAGCGCTTCAAGGCCCAGGAGATGGAGAAGCACCAGGTCCAGCTGACCATGTACCGCAGGCTGGCTCTGATCCGCTGGGTCCGCACCCTGCAGGGCCGCGTCCAGGAGCAGCAGAACCGCCTCCAGTCCAGCTTTGACGTCATCCTCGACCACAGGAAGGAGCTGCTGCGCATGGGCGCTGCCACCGCCAGCCAATCGTAG
- the LOC121572782 gene encoding UPF0500 protein C1orf216 homolog isoform X1, whose translation MGESQSRSRRIDSQSRRSEFQPRKMLHQDRPLNPLYGGHGGGSSSLRILSNNSQQQDGNFNFLGQDNDIMTGGDENRNQVRPRNLGPLGRDQPHPPSSSSNHYGPGTLSPLSRLPCWSPLEPLSEIESGDDGYGRVPPDGAEEGKMEEEMGRMSDDEKEKQELGGGVMKQGVVVEEEEVEVEDPEEWGDSDSEFEFSYRSSGSLSSLNMESGGERTGMGGWDRIGVGAPKVNHHQGSDQETPAAPAYPLTPSLTRKWDDKTERKRSGTPLRTGNSLLDRGALSDSDTDCGELPESEEAVWTLRDRERFKAQEMEKHQVQLTMYRRLALIRWVRTLQGRVQEQQNRLQSSFDVILDHRKELLRMGAATASQS comes from the exons ATGGG TGAATCTCAGTCAAGGTCAAGAAGAATTGATTCTCAGTCAAGAAGAAGTGAGTTTCAGCCAAGGAAAATGCTTCACCAGGACCGACCCTTGAATCCCCTGTACGGAGGCCATGGAGGCGGCTCCTCGTCACTGCGGATCCTCAGCAACAACAGCCAGCAGCAGGACGGCAACTTCAACTTCCTGGGTCAAGACAATGACATCATGACGGGAGGGGACGAGAACCGCAACCAGGTGCGTCCTCGTAACCTGGGCCCGTTGGGCCGCGACCAGCCCCaccctccctcatcctcctccaaCCACTACGGTCCAGGGACCCTGTCCCCGCTCTCACGCCTCCCCTGCTGGAGCCCCCTGGAGCCCCTGTCTGAGATTGAGAGTGGGGACGATGGGTATGGAAGAGTCCCCCCCGACGGCGCAGAGGAGggcaagatggaggaggagatggggaggatgAGCGATGACGAGAAGGAGAAACAAGAGCTGGGGGGAGGCGTCATGAAACAGGGAGTggtggtggaagaggaggaggtggaagtgGAGGATCCGGAGGAATGGGGTGACAGCGACTCAGAGTTTGAGTTCAGCTACAGGTCCAGCGGCAGCCTGTCCTCTCTCAATATGGAGAGCGGAGGTGAAAGGACTGGGATGGGGGGGTGGGACCGCATTGGAGTGGGGGCGCCCAAGGTCAACCACCACCAGGGGAGTGACCAGGAAACCCCTGCCGCCCCTGCATACCCCCTTACCCCCTCTTTGACCAGGAAGTGGGACGACAAAACGGAGAGGAAAAGGAGCGGCACGCCTCTGAGAACAGGGAACAGCCTGCTGGACAGGGGAGCGTTGTCGGACTCAGACACGGACTGCGGTGAGCTGCCCGAGTCGGAGGAAGCCGTGTGGACCCTGAGGGACCGTGAGCGCTTCAAGGCCCAGGAGATGGAGAAGCACCAGGTCCAGCTGACCATGTACCGCAGGCTGGCTCTGATCCGCTGGGTCCGCACCCTGCAGGGCCGCGTCCAGGAGCAGCAGAACCGCCTCCAGTCCAGCTTTGACGTCATCCTCGACCACAGGAAGGAGCTGCTGCGCATGGGCGCTGCCACCGCCAGCCAATCGTAG